From the genome of Carassius auratus strain Wakin chromosome 26, ASM336829v1, whole genome shotgun sequence, one region includes:
- the LOC113044579 gene encoding tubulin alpha chain-like, whose protein sequence is MRECISVHVGQAGVQMGNTCWELYCLEHGIQPDGQMPSHKPVGGHDDSFTTFFSETGAGKYVPRAIFVDLEPTVIDEVRTGTYRQLFHPEQLISGKEDAANNYARGHYTIGKEIIDSVLDRIRKLADQCTGLQGFLVFHSFGGGTGSGFTSLLMERLSVDFGKKSKLEFAIYPAPQVSTAVVEPYNSILTTHTTLEHSDCAFMVDNEAIYDICRRNLDIERPSYTNLNRLISQIVSSITASLRFDGALNVDLTEFQTNLVPYPRIHFPLATYAPVISAEKAYHEQLSVAEITNSCFEPSNQMVKCDPRHGKYMACCLLYRGDVVPKDVNVAIAAIKTKRSIQFVDWCPTGFKVGINYQPPTVVPGGDLAKVQRAVCMLSNTTAIAEAWARLDHKFDLMYAKRAFVHWYVGEGMEEGEFSEAREDMAALEKDYEEVGIDSFEEDEEGEEF, encoded by the exons CGTGAGTGTATCTCTGTCCACGTTGGCCAGGCTGGCGTCCAGATGGGGAACACCTGCTGGGAGCTGTACTGTCTGGAACACGGTATCCAGCCTGACGGCCAGATGCCCAGCCACAAACCAGTGGGTGGCCATGATGACTCCTTCACCACCTTCTTCAGTGAGACCGGAGCTGGCAAATATGTACCCCGTGCCATCTTTGTAGACCTTGAGCCAACAGTCATTG ACGAGGTCCGCACAGGCACCTATCGCCAGCTGTTTCATCCCGAGCAGCTCATCTCAGGTAAAGAGGATGCAGCGAATAACTACGCCCGTGGGCACTACACCATTGGCAAGGAGATCATCGACTCCGTACTGGACCGCATACGCAAACTG GCTGACCAGTGCACAGGGCTGCAAGGTTTCCTGGTCTTCCACAGTTTTGGTGGAGGCACGGGCTCAGGCTTCACCTCCCTTCTGATGGAGCGTCTCTCTGTTGACTTCGGAAAGAAGTCCAAGCTGGAGTTTGCCATTTATCCAGCTCCACAGGTGTCTACGGCTGTGGTGGAGCCGTACAACTCCATCCTGACCACTCACACCACCCTGGAGCACTCTGACTGTGCCTTCATGGTGGACAACGAGGCCATCTACGACATCTGCAGGAGGAACCTGGATATCGAGCGCCCGTCCTACACCAACCTCAACCGGCTCATCAGCCAGATCGTTTCCTCCATCACCGCCTCTCTGCGCTTCGACGGCGCCTTGAACGTCGACCTAACGGAGTTCCAGACCAACTTGGTGCCCTACCCTCGTATCCACTTCCCCCTGGCCACCTACGCTCCGGTCATCTCCGCTGAGAAGGCTTACCACGAGCAGCTCTCGGTGGCTGAGATCACCAACTCCTGTTTCGAGCCCAGCAACCAGATGGTGAAGTGCGATCCTCGGCATGGAAAGTACATGGCCTGCTGTTTGCTGTACAGGGGTGACGTGGTGCCCAAAGACGTCAACGTCGCCATCGCAGCCATCAAGACCAAGAGAAGCATCCAGTTTGTGGACTGGTGTCCCACTGGCTTCAAGGTGGGCATCAACTATCAGCCCCCAACGGTGGTTCCTGGAGGAGACCTGGCCAAGGTGCAGCGAGCCGTGTGCATGCTCAGCAACACCACCGCCATCGCCGAGGCCTGGGCTCGTCTCGACCACAAGTTTGACCTGATGTATGCCAAGAGAGCCTTTGTGCACTGGTATGTGGGTGAAGGCATGGAAGAGGGAGAGTTCTCTGAGGCCAGAGAAGACATGGCAGCTCTGGAGAAGGATTATGAAGAAGTGGGCATCGATTCGTTTGAAGAAGACGAGGAAGGGGAAGAGTTCTAA
- the LOC113044580 gene encoding serine/threonine-protein kinase 16-like: protein MGQALCICSRSAFTFDNKRYYFIQKLDEGGFSYVDLLEGAHDGRFYALKRILCHDREGRKEAQNEVEMHRLFNHPNILSLTSHTFMERGGKCEAWLLLPYISKGSLWAVLEKLRDKGSSMPESRILHILHGICEGLRAIHDKGYAHRDLKPTNVLLDENDCPFLMDLGSMNKAKIEVRGSREAMTVQDWAAQRCTISYRAPELFNVESHCIIDERTDIWSLGCVLYCMMMLEGPYDLIFQKGDSVALAVQNPVSIPQPCSYSQGLQTLLSSTMVTNPQERPRISWVLEQVQNLRDSDGTDVDTNRV from the exons ATGGGTCAAGCTCTGTGTATCTGCTCGCGCAGTGCCTTCACCTTCGACAACAAGAGATACTACTTCATCCAGAAACTAGATGAAGG AGGTTTCAGCTATGTGGATCTGTTAGAAGGTGCACATGACGGCCGCTTCTACGCTCTGAAGCGGATCCTTTGCCATGACCGCGAGGGCCGCAAGGAGGCTCAGAACGAGGTGGAGATGCACCGCCTTTTCAACCATCCCAACATCCTCAGCCTGACCTCACACACCTTCATGGAGCGCGGCGGGAAGTGTGAGGCCTGGCTGTTGCTCCCATACATCAGT AAAGGAAGTCTGTGGGCTGTTCTGGAGAAGCTGCGGGATAAGGGGAGCTCTATGCCTGAGAGCCGCATACTACACATTCTGCATGGCATCTGTGAAGGCCTCCGAGCTATTCACGACAAAGGCTATGCACACAG GGACTTGAAACCCACCAACGTTTTACTAGATGAGAACGATTGTCCTTTTTTAATGGACTTGGGCTCCATGAACAAGGCCAAGATTGAAGTTCGAGGGTCACGGGAGGCCATGACGGTCCAG GATTGGGCCGCTCAGAGGTGCACCATCTCCTACAGAGCACCAGAGCTCTTTAATGTGGAGAGTCACTGTATCATTGATGAGAGAACAGATATTTgg TCTCTAGGCTGTGTGCTGTACTGCATGATGATGCTGGAGGGACCGTATGACTTGATTTTTCAGAAGGGTGACAGTGTGGCTCTCGCCGTCCAGAATCCAGTCTCCATTCCACAGCCATGCAG TTATTCTCAAGGTCTCCAAACCCTCCTCAGCTCCACTATGGTGACCAATCCTCAGGAAAGGCCCAGAATCAGCTGGGTTCTTGAGCAGGTCCAGAACCTTCGGGACTCAGACGGTACAGACGTAGATACCAACAGAGTATGA